Within the Carassius gibelio isolate Cgi1373 ecotype wild population from Czech Republic chromosome B4, carGib1.2-hapl.c, whole genome shotgun sequence genome, the region GACGGGGAAAGGCACGGATCGGCTGGTCTGCGCTGGGCCGAGCTGGGCTCAGACCATGTCCCTGGCCTTCTGAGGCAGGGAGCCGCTGGCTAGAGCCGCTTTCATCCTCCCAGCAGAATTAATCACCAAAGCCTTCAAGCTGCCAACCAGCAGAGGAGACTGTCAGCCAAGAGGGGTTCTGGCACCAGCCCAGGCTTCTATCCCTGCAGGGGCCTTCTATCAGATCAAAGACTGCCACCATCATGTCCCCCTCCCCACACACCTCATTTTTGTTGATGTGGCAGAGGAGATGTAGATGATTCTGGATATTTTATGAGGAAAAGATAGCTGGCTCGATGAGGACATAGAAACGTGTAATTAGATTCTGAATGTCTAATGAGGGATGTGCGGTTCGTTTCAGGGCTCGAGGAAGATGCTGAGCACCTGCTCGTAGCAAAAAAAATCACTCCATCCACTAGCACCTCAGCCAAGACACATCCCCATGACAACCACGGGCCAATGAGACGGCTGCCACACGGGTCACACAAAACTCCTTCAGCACTGGACAATACGTCTGAGAGGAAATGCTCTCGCTCTTGTCTGTGAGATATACGGCTCTGTTCATCAGGTATGGAAAATGGGCTGTGTGGTGTTTTTTACCAGAGTCTTGGCCGCCAAATACCATAGTTACTGTCGGAGTTGATGTAACTACGAAatcatagtaaaataaaatagaatggcATTCAAAATTGTCTTTATGACATCAGAAGAGTATTGTAGTAAGAAACTCTAAATTAAGCAAATGGCAATTTctaattagggatgcacaatatgtCTTCTGTACCACTGTACCATATTGGTTATCTGCCAAaagatcattttataattttcatttatagaCATGGGATATTTATAGAAGACTGTTTTCaccacaatataaaaaataaaaaagctgattgcgactttttctctctctatagTGTTTTTTCCCCACATTTCTTAagtttatctcataattcagacattgtttcttgtaattttgagataaaaagaaaaacaaaatatatacaaacaatttggagagaaaaaaaagggcatctaagtcatggtattgccggcccgagactcgaaccaacAACCTTAGTTGTTCTTAGTtgcatccatccaaccatctatcAGTCCATCCATCCACATACCAATCAGTCCAATCCATCCATACGTccttccatctgtccatccacctgccaatctatccatccatccatcggtcCGTCTATCCGACTGCCAatctatccatccgtccatcaGTTCACCTACCAATCTATCCAATCCATCCATACATCCTTCCGTCTGTCCGTCCACCTGccaatctatctatccatccatccatccttctttccgtctatctgtccgtctatctattcatccatccgtCTAGCCATCATCTGCCAACCAATCTATCcaatccatccttccatcccTCCGCCtaccaatccatccatccatccaaccacctACCAATCTATCCAATCCATCCATACATCCTTCCGTCTGTCCGTCCACCTGccaatctatctatccatccatccatccatctttccgtctatctgtccgtctatctattcatccatccgtccatccatccatccacctaccAATCTATCCAATCCATCCATCCTTTCATCcaatccatccttccatccatccatccatctgcctaccaatccatccatctatccatttatttatctatccatccatccatccatctgtctgtctctctctgcttctctccTGTCTTCCGTCAGGGACAGCAGGGTTTTAATTGATTAGCGTCTGGCATAAGACCAGATAAACATGCAGATTTGGCATCTTGGACGGGGACTGTTGCTCATCTGccttaagcacacacacacaaccacacacacacaaacactcagtaTTTTGTCAGAAGGTTGTGCTTCAGTGACACAAGGAGGCAGCGTTAGGTGTCTGCAGGGACTCCACCCCGCTGAAGGCAGCCGACGTCGTGGCTACTTATAGCCACGCCATAAATCAAGCTGTCAGTCTCAGTCACGCTTGCTGGCACACTCATGTTCCAGAGCGGTCCTCTCCACACGCCTGTGCTAAACTTTCTCTCCGAGACGCTGTGAGAGCTCAGTGTGCTGTGACCTGAGTTGAAGTCACCACAGAATATGTTGCAGGAATAAAAACAAGAACTGAGAGGTGGCTCAACATGTCGTTGCATATTCAGAAGGGTGTCTCGAATCTTAATGTAAATGCTCTTGTCAGGGGAAAAAGTTTACTTCATTAGTGAAGTTCGGAAGAGTATCTGCAGTTTAAAACCAACAAAGTCGTTGGAGTAGTGTTTACGAGTTTCTAGACCGGTTTCTTTTTTCTCAAGTGTGTTCTCTGGTTGTGTGGTCTAAACAaagaatgactcaaatgattcaatattattttttaattttttgtaaatattgacATGCAtcttatagttttattttttattattagattacTTAAAATTCTcaaaagttaattaatattatattagcaAACTTTGTATATACAGGctaaaaacaaggaaaaaaaacaaccaatattGATCATATAAAGTATAtacaatgtgtatatatttatataattttatagtattttaatagtttgtattagcttttatactttttttttttttaaactaacttTTTTACATTTCCCCCATATAAGTATTCAGTATTTCTAACTTATTAATTCCAGTTAGTAGCAAgggcaacatttcttattgtgtttttttttccctaatgAAAATTTTTAGTTGGGGCTTttcctgaaatatatatatatatttttcagcttCATTTTGATGACCAAAACATTTCCCAGTTCCATTCCTCCCTCTTCCTCTTTATTTCCTGTCCTCTctcctaaataaaaaaatagcaaaacaaGAAAAATTGTTTGTCATCAATTaaaagatttatttgatcaagcaAAATCCATTACAGTTGACATTTTTCTGCAATGTCACAGGAAAGATAGAAATGCAAGTTTAGCACTTTAGGCCACTAGGGGATCAGGCTGCTGGCTCACTACTGAAGGAGCTCCAGGTCAAGGGAGAACCAGGTGCTAATGAGCCACGGCTCAGGGCCAGCTCCAGGGGCCGCAAGGGTGACGCCAATCACCCGGCTTTAAAACTAAaccgagagagaaacagagacatTAGAAGTAAAGCAGGATTGTAGGTCAAAAGGCACCTGTTGTCCACCTGACCCCATGCGGCTGCTGCACACACGTTCTTTTTCCCAGCAATCCCTCCATGACCAATGTCACAGCCTCTGTGGAGTCTGCCGATTTCACGCTAAGGGGAGGTTGGAGCACGCAGGACACTTGTCTGTCCCTGCAGCCTACACACTGTCATCAGCCCCCTGTGGCTTGAAGCATATGGGAAAAGCTTGTGGTAAACAGAACAGATCCGCCCTGGACACTGGAGTGACATGCTGGGGCTTTATGATGGATGCCCAGGGCTGATAAGGGAAAGTGGTCCGGATTGGCACAAGTGAACAGATATATAAAACGTTCAAATGTGTAAACAGGTCCAACATGTTTTGCGTTCCAGTCACATAAACTACAACGGTTGT harbors:
- the LOC127956807 gene encoding uncharacterized protein LOC127956807, which encodes MHNMSSVPLYHIGYLPKDHFIIFIYRHGIFIEDCFHHNIKNKKADCDFFSLYSVFSPHFLSLSHNSDIVSCNFEIKRKTKYIQTIWREKKGHLSHGIAGPRLEPTTLVVLSCIHPTIYQSIHPHTNQSNPSIRPSICPSTCQSIHPSIGPSIRLPIYPSVHQFTYQSIQSIHTSFRLSVHLPIYLSIHPSFFPSICPSIYSSIRLAIICQPIYPIHPSIPPPTNPSIHPTTYQSIQSIHTSFRLSVHLPIYLSIHPSIFPSICPSIYSSIRPSIHPPTNLSNPSILSSNPSFHPSIHLPTNPSIYPFIYLSIHPSICLSLSASLLSSVRDSRVLID